The proteins below come from a single Isoptericola dokdonensis DS-3 genomic window:
- the opcA gene encoding glucose-6-phosphate dehydrogenase assembly protein OpcA: MIIDMPDTTANKVSKRLDQLRDEGGAVALGRVLTLVVVAAEADVESAVDAANEASHEHPCRVVVVAPLDEVSSTGRVDAQIRVGGDAGASEVVVLRCTDPLRDHPDTLVMPLLLPDAPIVVWWPADGPVAPASDPLGAMAQRRITDSTTSDEPVAMLARLAESFTEGDTDLAWARVTLWRGLIAAALDQPPYEAVTAVRVEGQAGHTSLDLLAAWLGVKLKCPATVVRTGGEDAITRVVLERKEGPIVLDRPDGRVVTISQPGKPERHMALPIRALSEALIEELRRLDPDEIYGQVLRRGLGRVETVEAGA; encoded by the coding sequence ATGATCATCGACATGCCGGACACCACCGCCAACAAGGTGAGCAAGCGGCTGGACCAGCTCCGCGACGAGGGCGGCGCCGTCGCCCTCGGGCGCGTCCTCACCCTCGTCGTGGTCGCGGCCGAGGCGGACGTCGAGTCCGCCGTCGACGCCGCCAACGAGGCGAGCCACGAGCACCCGTGCCGGGTCGTCGTGGTGGCGCCGTTGGACGAGGTCAGCAGCACCGGCCGGGTGGACGCCCAGATCCGCGTGGGCGGCGACGCCGGCGCGTCCGAGGTCGTCGTGCTGCGCTGCACCGACCCGCTGCGCGACCACCCCGACACCCTCGTCATGCCGTTGCTGCTGCCCGACGCCCCCATCGTGGTCTGGTGGCCGGCGGACGGCCCCGTCGCCCCGGCGTCCGACCCGCTGGGCGCGATGGCGCAACGCCGCATCACCGACTCCACGACGTCCGACGAGCCCGTGGCGATGCTCGCCCGCCTCGCGGAGTCGTTCACCGAGGGCGACACCGACCTCGCCTGGGCACGCGTGACCCTGTGGCGCGGCCTCATCGCGGCAGCCCTCGACCAGCCGCCGTACGAGGCGGTGACGGCCGTGCGGGTGGAGGGTCAGGCGGGCCACACGTCCCTCGACCTGCTCGCGGCGTGGTTGGGCGTCAAGCTCAAGTGCCCGGCCACGGTCGTGCGCACCGGCGGCGAGGACGCCATCACCCGCGTCGTGCTGGAGCGCAAGGAGGGGCCGATCGTCCTCGACCGCCCCGACGGCCGCGTCGTCACCATCAGCCAGCCCGGCAAGCCGGAGCGGCACATGGCGCTCCCGATCCGCGCGCTGTCCGAGGCCCTCATCGAGGAGCTCCGCCGGCTCGACCCGGACGAGATCTACGGCCAGGTGCTCCGCCGCGGCCTCGGCCGCGTCGAGACCGTCGAGGCGGGAGCATGA
- the pgl gene encoding 6-phosphogluconolactonase: protein MSTRLVVVHPDAGVLAAATAARLLTRVLDAQSVHSPVHVVLTGGTVGIRTLAEVAASPLRTAVDWSGVHLWWGDERFLPAGDPDRNETQAREALLDLLVAEHGLPAANVHAVPGPGEGPADVTTPEESAAAYARTLAAHAVPGEPVPAFDVLMLGMGPDGHVASLFPHHAGLEAPGSTAGVHGSPKPPSERVTLTFAAIGAAQEVWIVAAGAEKAAQAAAALSGGPVTQVPAVRAVGHRRTLWLLDAAAASEHR, encoded by the coding sequence ATGAGCACCCGGCTCGTCGTGGTCCACCCCGACGCCGGCGTCCTGGCCGCCGCGACCGCCGCACGCCTCCTGACCCGCGTCCTGGACGCGCAGTCGGTGCACTCCCCCGTCCACGTGGTGCTCACGGGCGGGACGGTGGGGATCCGCACGCTCGCCGAGGTGGCCGCCAGCCCGCTGCGGACCGCGGTCGACTGGTCCGGCGTCCACCTGTGGTGGGGCGACGAACGGTTCCTGCCCGCCGGGGACCCCGACCGCAACGAGACGCAGGCCCGCGAGGCCCTGCTCGACCTGCTCGTCGCGGAGCACGGGCTGCCGGCGGCGAACGTGCACGCGGTGCCCGGGCCCGGCGAGGGCCCCGCGGACGTCACGACCCCGGAGGAGTCGGCGGCCGCGTACGCGCGCACCCTCGCCGCGCACGCCGTCCCCGGCGAGCCCGTGCCCGCGTTCGACGTGCTGATGCTCGGCATGGGCCCGGACGGGCACGTCGCGTCCCTGTTCCCGCACCACGCGGGCCTGGAGGCGCCCGGCAGCACGGCGGGGGTCCACGGCTCCCCCAAGCCGCCGTCCGAGCGGGTCACCCTGACGTTCGCGGCGATCGGTGCCGCCCAGGAGGTCTGGATCGTGGCCGCCGGGGCCGAGAAGGCCGCACAGGCCGCCGCGGCGCTCTCCGGAGGGCCCGTCACCCAGGTGCCCGCGGTGCGGGCGGTGGGCCACCGGCGCACCCTCTGGCTGCTCGACGCCGCCGCGGCGTCCGAGCACCGCTGA
- a CDS encoding RNA polymerase-binding protein RbpA, translating into MVSAGHAIRGSRVGAGPLGEQERGEAAPRRTVSYWCLNGHEIRPSFALLDEVEPPEVWDCPRCGFPAGQDRANPPAPIRNEPYKTHLAYVKERRSEEDGAALLEEALATLRARRRGFATSRA; encoded by the coding sequence GTGGTATCAGCCGGACATGCCATCCGTGGCTCCCGCGTCGGGGCGGGGCCCCTGGGGGAGCAGGAGCGCGGTGAGGCGGCCCCCCGTCGGACGGTCTCGTACTGGTGCCTCAACGGGCACGAGATCCGACCGAGCTTCGCGCTGCTCGACGAGGTCGAGCCGCCGGAGGTGTGGGACTGCCCGCGCTGCGGGTTCCCCGCCGGTCAGGACCGCGCGAACCCGCCGGCGCCGATCCGCAACGAGCCGTACAAGACGCACCTGGCGTACGTGAAGGAGCGGCGCTCGGAGGAGGACGGTGCGGCTCTCCTGGAGGAGGCGCTCGCCACGTTGCGGGCGCGTCGCCGGGGGTTCGCGACCAGCCGCGCGTGA
- the secG gene encoding preprotein translocase subunit SecG: protein MFAALIILLKVLLVLTSAFLILLILMHKGKGGGLSDMFGGGISSAAGSSGVAERNLNRITIGIALVWTVVIVLLGLATKVG from the coding sequence ATGTTCGCCGCGTTGATCATCCTCCTGAAGGTTCTGCTGGTCCTCACCAGCGCGTTCCTCATCCTGCTCATCCTCATGCACAAGGGCAAGGGCGGGGGCCTGTCCGACATGTTCGGCGGGGGGATCTCCAGCGCGGCGGGCAGCTCGGGCGTCGCCGAGCGGAACCTCAACAGGATCACGATCGGCATCGCCCTGGTCTGGACGGTGGTCATCGTCCTGCTGGGTCTCGCCACCAAGGTGGGCTGA
- the tpiA gene encoding triose-phosphate isomerase codes for MAGNWKMNLDHAEAIAAVQKLAWTLKDASHDYSAVEVAVLAPFTDLRSVQTLVDADKLGVRYGAQDISQHESGAYTGEVSGAMLKRLGCTYVAVGHSERREYHHEDDALVNAKVKAAFGKGLVPILCVGEGLDVRRAGDQVAYSLAQVDAALEGVPAEQAKDVVIAYEPVWAIGTGEVATPQDAQEVCGAIRARLAELYDAELAAGVRVLYGGSVKSGNVAQIMAEADVDGALVGGASLDPEEFAKIARFQSHVA; via the coding sequence ATGGCGGGCAACTGGAAGATGAACCTGGACCACGCCGAGGCGATCGCCGCGGTCCAGAAGCTGGCGTGGACGCTCAAGGACGCCTCCCACGACTACTCCGCGGTGGAGGTGGCGGTGCTCGCGCCGTTCACCGACCTGCGCTCGGTGCAGACCCTGGTCGACGCCGACAAGCTGGGCGTCCGCTACGGCGCCCAGGACATCTCGCAGCACGAGTCGGGCGCGTACACCGGCGAGGTGTCGGGTGCCATGCTCAAGCGCCTGGGTTGCACCTACGTGGCCGTCGGCCACTCCGAGCGCCGCGAGTACCACCACGAGGACGACGCGCTGGTCAACGCCAAGGTCAAGGCGGCCTTCGGCAAGGGGCTCGTCCCGATCCTCTGCGTCGGCGAGGGCCTCGACGTCCGCAGGGCCGGCGACCAGGTCGCCTACTCGCTGGCCCAGGTGGACGCGGCGCTCGAGGGCGTGCCCGCCGAGCAGGCGAAGGACGTCGTCATCGCCTACGAGCCCGTCTGGGCCATCGGCACCGGCGAGGTCGCGACCCCGCAGGACGCGCAGGAGGTCTGCGGCGCGATCCGCGCCCGGCTCGCCGAGCTGTACGACGCCGAGCTCGCCGCCGGCGTGCGCGTGCTCTACGGCGGTTCGGTGAAGTCCGGCAACGTCGCGCAGATCATGGCCGAGGCGGACGTCGACGGCGCGCTCGTCGGCGGGGCGAGCCTCGACCCCGAGGAGTTCGCGAAGATCGCGCGCTTCCAGTCGCACGTCGCCTGA
- a CDS encoding phosphoglycerate kinase, translating into MKTIDSLGDLRGKRVLVRSDFNVPLDGTTITDDGRIRAALPTLTRLVDAGARVVVTAHLGRPKGSPDPQYSLAPVAARLGELLGQDVALASDLVGESARSTVEALADGQVALLENVRFDARETSKVDAEREELAGELARLADAFVSDGFGVVHRKQASVYDVAKVLPSAAGDLVLQEVESLSRATTDPERPYAVVLGGSKVSDKLGVIANLLTKADRLLIGGGMVFTFLAAQGHSVGSSLLEEDQIDTVRGYLAQAEAGGVEIVLPTDIVAADSFAADAPHTTVAADAIPDGKMGLDIGPDSGALFAAKLADARTIAWNGPMGVFEFDAFAGGTRAVAQGIIDATAAGGFSIVGGGDSAAAVRRLGFDEAGFSHISTGGGASLELLEGKELPGLTVLA; encoded by the coding sequence ATGAAGACGATCGACTCTCTCGGGGACCTGCGCGGCAAGCGCGTCCTCGTCCGCTCCGACTTCAACGTGCCGCTGGACGGCACCACCATCACCGACGACGGCCGGATCCGCGCCGCGCTCCCGACGCTCACCCGCCTGGTCGACGCCGGCGCCCGCGTCGTCGTCACCGCCCACCTGGGCCGCCCCAAGGGCTCGCCGGACCCGCAGTACTCGCTCGCGCCGGTCGCCGCGCGCCTCGGCGAGCTGCTCGGCCAGGACGTCGCGCTGGCCTCCGACCTCGTCGGCGAGTCCGCCCGGTCCACCGTCGAGGCGCTGGCCGACGGCCAGGTCGCGCTGCTGGAGAACGTGCGCTTCGACGCCCGCGAGACCTCGAAGGTCGACGCCGAGCGCGAGGAGCTCGCCGGCGAGCTCGCCCGGCTCGCCGACGCCTTCGTCTCCGACGGCTTCGGCGTGGTGCACCGCAAGCAGGCGTCGGTCTACGACGTCGCCAAGGTGCTCCCGTCCGCGGCGGGCGACCTCGTGCTCCAGGAGGTCGAGTCGCTCTCGCGCGCCACGACCGACCCCGAGCGTCCCTACGCGGTCGTGCTCGGCGGCTCGAAGGTCTCCGACAAGCTGGGCGTCATCGCGAACCTGCTGACCAAGGCGGACCGCCTGCTCATCGGCGGCGGCATGGTGTTCACCTTCCTCGCCGCCCAGGGCCACTCGGTCGGCTCCTCGCTGCTCGAGGAGGACCAGATCGACACCGTGCGCGGCTACCTCGCGCAGGCGGAGGCCGGCGGCGTCGAGATCGTGCTCCCGACGGACATCGTCGCGGCGGACTCGTTCGCCGCGGACGCCCCGCACACCACCGTCGCCGCGGACGCGATCCCGGACGGCAAGATGGGCCTCGACATCGGCCCCGACTCCGGCGCGCTCTTCGCGGCGAAGCTGGCTGACGCCCGCACCATCGCCTGGAACGGCCCGATGGGCGTCTTCGAGTTCGACGCCTTCGCCGGCGGTACGCGCGCCGTGGCGCAGGGCATCATCGACGCGACCGCGGCGGGCGGCTTCTCCATCGTCGGTGGCGGCGACTCCGCGGCCGCCGTGCGCCGGCTCGGCTTCGACGAGGCCGGCTTCAGCCACATCTCGACCGGGGGCGGCGCGAGCCTGGAGCTGCTGGAGGGCAAGGAGCTCCCCGGCCTCACCGTCCTGGCCTGA
- the gap gene encoding type I glyceraldehyde-3-phosphate dehydrogenase — protein MTIRVGINGFGRIGRNFYRALVESGADIEVVGVNDLTDNKTLAHLLKYDTVLGRFGKTVEFDEDNIIVDGYKIRALAERDPANLPWGELGADIVIESTGFFTDATKAKAHITAGAKKVIISAPAKNEDATFVMGVNNDQYDPAAHHIISNASCTTNCLAPLAKALNDAIGIERGLMTTIHAYTGDQNLQDGPHGDLRRARAAAQNIVPTSTGAAKAVSLVLPELKGKLDGFAMRVPVITGSATDLTFEAPKDVTVEEVNAAVKAAAEGPLKGVLEYVEDDIVSTDIVTNPHQSIFDAKLTKVIGNQVKVVSWYDNEWGYSNSLVALTVFVGEKL, from the coding sequence GTGACCATTCGCGTCGGTATCAACGGCTTCGGCCGCATCGGACGTAACTTCTACCGGGCTCTGGTCGAGTCCGGTGCGGACATCGAGGTCGTGGGCGTCAACGACCTGACGGACAACAAGACGCTCGCGCACCTGCTCAAGTACGACACCGTGCTGGGCCGGTTCGGCAAGACCGTGGAGTTCGACGAGGACAACATCATCGTCGACGGCTACAAGATCCGTGCGCTCGCCGAGCGCGACCCGGCCAACCTCCCCTGGGGTGAGCTGGGTGCCGACATCGTCATCGAGTCGACGGGCTTCTTCACGGACGCCACCAAGGCCAAGGCGCACATCACCGCCGGTGCCAAGAAGGTCATCATCTCCGCCCCGGCGAAGAACGAGGACGCGACGTTCGTCATGGGCGTGAACAACGACCAGTACGACCCGGCCGCGCACCACATCATCTCGAACGCGTCCTGCACGACGAACTGCCTCGCCCCGCTGGCGAAGGCGCTCAACGACGCGATCGGCATCGAGCGTGGTCTGATGACCACCATCCACGCGTACACCGGTGACCAGAACCTCCAGGACGGCCCGCACGGCGACCTGCGTCGTGCGCGTGCCGCGGCGCAGAACATCGTGCCGACCTCGACCGGTGCGGCCAAGGCCGTCTCGCTCGTGCTCCCGGAGCTCAAGGGCAAGCTCGACGGTTTCGCGATGCGCGTGCCCGTCATCACCGGCTCGGCCACGGACCTCACCTTCGAGGCGCCGAAGGACGTGACGGTCGAGGAGGTCAACGCCGCGGTCAAGGCCGCCGCCGAGGGCCCGCTCAAGGGTGTGCTGGAGTACGTCGAGGACGACATCGTCTCGACGGACATCGTCACCAACCCGCACCAGAGCATCTTCGACGCCAAGCTCACCAAGGTGATCGGCAACCAGGTCAAGGTCGTCTCCTGGTACGACAACGAGTGGGGCTACTCCAACTCGCTCGTCGCGCTGACGGTCTTCGTCGGCGAGAAGCTCTGA
- the whiA gene encoding DNA-binding protein WhiA — MALTAEVKDELARYTVTRTSCRKAEVSAMLRFSGGLHIISGRVVIEAELDSEAAAARLRRAISDLYGHASELIVVRAGGLRKNDRYVVRVVREGESLARQTGLLDSRGRPVRGLAPEVVSGGVDEAEAVWRGAFLAHGSLTEPGRSMALEVTCPGPEAALALVGAARRLGVQAKSREVRGVDRVVVRDGDAISALLKRVGAVTTREAWEERRARREVRGTANRLANFDDANLRRSARAAVAAGARVERAFEILGDEVPDHLRQAGELRLAHKQASLEELGQLADPPLSKDAVAGRIRRLLSTADKRAMDLGVPDTEAGLSPDLLDL, encoded by the coding sequence ATGGCTCTCACGGCAGAGGTGAAGGACGAGCTCGCGCGCTACACGGTGACCCGGACGTCGTGCCGCAAGGCCGAGGTGTCGGCGATGCTCCGGTTCTCGGGCGGGTTGCACATCATCTCGGGGCGGGTCGTGATCGAGGCGGAGCTGGACTCGGAGGCGGCGGCGGCGCGGCTGCGCCGCGCCATCTCGGACCTCTACGGGCACGCCAGCGAGCTGATCGTCGTGCGGGCCGGCGGCCTGCGCAAGAACGACCGCTACGTGGTGCGCGTGGTGCGCGAGGGCGAGTCGCTGGCCCGGCAGACGGGCCTGCTCGACTCCCGGGGCCGTCCGGTCCGCGGGCTGGCCCCCGAGGTCGTCTCGGGCGGCGTCGACGAGGCGGAGGCGGTGTGGCGGGGCGCGTTCCTCGCCCACGGGTCGCTCACGGAGCCGGGCCGCTCGATGGCGCTGGAGGTCACGTGCCCCGGTCCGGAGGCGGCGCTCGCGCTGGTCGGCGCGGCGCGTCGGCTCGGCGTGCAGGCGAAGTCCCGCGAGGTGCGCGGGGTGGACCGGGTGGTCGTGCGGGACGGTGACGCCATCAGCGCGCTCCTCAAGCGGGTCGGTGCGGTGACTACGCGCGAGGCCTGGGAGGAGCGGCGTGCCCGCCGCGAGGTGCGCGGCACCGCGAACCGGCTCGCCAACTTCGACGACGCGAACCTGCGCCGCTCGGCGCGCGCCGCGGTGGCCGCCGGCGCGCGGGTCGAGCGCGCGTTCGAGATCCTCGGCGACGAGGTGCCGGACCACCTGCGCCAGGCGGGCGAGCTGCGGCTGGCGCACAAGCAGGCCTCCCTGGAGGAGCTGGGGCAGCTCGCCGACCCGCCGCTGTCCAAGGACGCGGTGGCGGGCCGGATCCGCCGCCTGCTGTCGACCGCGGACAAGCGGGCCATGGATCTCGGCGTCCCGGACACCGAGGCCGGCCTGAGCCCGGACCTGCTGGACCTGTGA
- a CDS encoding gluconeogenesis factor YvcK family protein, giving the protein MTLSTHDGAGARSGAPRGSDPSVVALGGGHGLSASLSALRLLSDRIAAVVTVADDGGSSGRLRDELDVLPPGDLRMALAALCDDSEWGRTWSELLQHRFTSGGDLDGHAVGNLLIVALWERLGDTVQGLDWVGRLLGARGRVLPMASVPLVVEADVAHDDGGRSTVVGQSRVAVTDGRIEQLRLVPADPPACPEAVRAVLDADWVVMGPGSWYSSVLVHLLVPGLAAALEATTARRCVTLNLSAERGETHGLTHAEHLEALRKHAPGLRIDVVLADPSGVDDPAALAEAAAALGARLVLRPVRQRDGSARHDPLLLAAAFRDVFEGTSDVPC; this is encoded by the coding sequence ATGACCCTGAGCACGCACGACGGCGCGGGCGCGCGGTCCGGCGCACCGCGGGGCTCCGACCCCTCCGTCGTGGCCCTGGGCGGCGGTCACGGGCTGTCCGCGTCCCTGAGCGCCCTGCGCCTGCTGTCGGACCGCATCGCGGCGGTGGTGACGGTCGCCGACGACGGAGGGTCGTCGGGACGGTTGCGCGACGAGCTCGACGTGCTTCCGCCGGGGGACCTGCGGATGGCACTCGCCGCGCTGTGCGACGACTCCGAGTGGGGCCGCACGTGGAGCGAGCTGCTCCAGCACCGGTTCACCTCCGGCGGCGACCTGGACGGGCACGCGGTGGGCAACCTGCTCATCGTCGCCCTGTGGGAGCGGCTCGGGGACACCGTGCAGGGGCTGGACTGGGTCGGCCGGCTGCTGGGTGCGCGCGGCCGGGTGCTGCCGATGGCATCCGTCCCGCTCGTGGTGGAGGCCGACGTGGCGCACGACGACGGCGGGCGCTCGACCGTCGTGGGCCAGAGCCGGGTGGCGGTCACCGACGGTCGGATCGAGCAGCTGCGGCTCGTGCCCGCCGACCCGCCGGCGTGCCCGGAGGCGGTGCGCGCGGTCCTGGACGCCGACTGGGTGGTCATGGGTCCCGGCTCCTGGTACTCCTCGGTGCTCGTGCACCTGCTCGTGCCGGGGCTGGCCGCCGCGCTGGAGGCGACGACGGCCCGGCGCTGCGTGACCCTCAACCTCAGCGCGGAGCGCGGCGAGACGCACGGGCTGACGCACGCCGAGCACCTGGAGGCCCTCCGCAAGCACGCACCGGGTCTGCGGATCGACGTCGTCCTGGCGGACCCGTCGGGGGTGGACGACCCCGCGGCGCTCGCGGAGGCCGCGGCGGCGCTCGGCGCTCGGCTGGTCCTGCGCCCGGTCCGCCAGCGGGACGGCTCGGCCCGGCACGACCCGTTGCTGCTGGCAGCGGCGTTCCGGGACGTGTTCGAGGGCACGTCCGACGTGCCCTGCTGA
- the rapZ gene encoding RNase adapter RapZ, with product MSEPSPITVPAGIPAIEAATPAPDRSDPEVLIITGMSGAGRSRAAGVLEDLDWFVVDNLPPLMIVPLVDLMTRAGSSVERLAVVVDVRGREYFSELSQALDHLQAGGASYRILFLDASDEVLVRRFESVRRPHPLQGDGRILDGIGTERRVLASLAERADVVIDTSVLSVHDLAKEVRDAIVGSAAHDALRVNVLAFGFKYGIPLDADHVVDVRFLANPYWITELRHLTGRDEAVRQYVLERPGALEFVDRYVAALEPVLAGYLAEEKRYVTIAVGCTGGKHRSVAIAGEIAERLRVAGQQVTVTARDLGKE from the coding sequence ATGAGCGAACCGTCGCCCATCACCGTCCCCGCCGGCATCCCCGCGATCGAGGCGGCCACGCCCGCGCCCGACCGCTCCGACCCCGAGGTCCTCATCATCACCGGGATGTCGGGCGCCGGCCGGTCCCGCGCCGCCGGCGTCCTGGAGGACCTCGACTGGTTCGTCGTGGACAACCTGCCGCCGCTGATGATCGTGCCCCTGGTGGACCTCATGACGCGGGCCGGCTCGTCGGTGGAGCGCCTCGCCGTCGTGGTGGACGTCCGCGGGCGGGAGTACTTCTCCGAGCTCTCCCAGGCGCTCGACCACCTGCAGGCGGGCGGCGCGAGCTACCGCATCCTGTTCCTCGACGCGAGCGACGAGGTGCTCGTGCGGCGGTTCGAGAGCGTCCGGCGCCCGCACCCCCTGCAGGGCGACGGCCGGATCCTCGACGGCATCGGCACCGAGCGGCGCGTGCTGGCGTCGCTCGCCGAGCGGGCGGACGTCGTCATCGACACGTCCGTGCTGAGCGTCCACGACCTCGCCAAGGAGGTCCGCGACGCGATCGTGGGGAGCGCCGCCCACGACGCCCTGCGCGTCAACGTGCTCGCCTTCGGCTTCAAGTACGGGATACCGCTCGACGCGGACCACGTCGTCGACGTCCGGTTCCTCGCCAACCCGTACTGGATCACCGAGCTGCGCCACCTGACGGGCCGCGACGAGGCCGTCCGGCAGTACGTGCTGGAACGACCCGGCGCGCTCGAGTTCGTCGACCGCTACGTGGCCGCGCTGGAGCCCGTCCTGGCGGGCTACCTCGCCGAGGAGAAGCGGTACGTCACGATCGCCGTCGGCTGCACCGGCGGCAAGCACCGGTCGGTGGCGATCGCGGGCGAGATCGCCGAGCGGCTGCGGGTCGCTGGGCAGCAGGTCACGGTGACCGCCCGCGACCTCGGGAAGGAATGA
- the uvrC gene encoding excinuclease ABC subunit UvrC produces MADPATYRPRPGEIPTSPGVYRFRDPHGRVVYVGKAKNLRQRLSSYFQDVANLHHRTQQMVTTASSVEWTVVGTEVEALALEYSWIKEYDPRFNVKYRDDKSYPYLAVTMGDEIPRAQVMRGTKRRGTRYFGPYGHAWAIRETLDLLLRVFPVRTCSSGVYRRAQQSGRPCLLGYIDKCAAPCVGRISPEDHQALASDLCDFMAGDTGRFVRRLERQMAEAAAAMEYEQAARLRDDLAALRRVTEKNAVVLSDDTDADVFALVGDDLEAAVQVFHVRGGRIRGQRGWVVEKVEDVTDAELVEHLLQQVYGAVEDAVDPDVPSAQARAAARDAVPREVLVPVLPPDLTEVTAWLRGLRGSQVDVRVPQRGDKRELAETVRKNAEQALALHRTRRAGDLTTRSQALAEIQDALGLDEAPLRIECYDVSHTQGSYQSASMVVFEDGLPRKGEYRTFSVRGPDGDGAADDTAAMHEVITRRFRRYLADQHAHPAMSGEVPAGEVPGDGVPADDGPDAAEPARRRFAYPPNLVVVDGGPPQVAAAARALAELGVTDVALCGLAKRLEEVWVPGDDHPVILQRASQGLYLLQRVRDEAHRFAIAQHRRRRSKGMTASVLDGVPGLGPARQQALLAEFGSVKRLRSATVEEIAQVKGVGPHTAQAVVEALAAGAAS; encoded by the coding sequence ATGGCCGACCCCGCGACGTACCGCCCCCGACCGGGCGAGATCCCCACCTCGCCGGGCGTCTACCGGTTCCGCGACCCGCACGGCCGGGTCGTCTACGTCGGCAAGGCGAAGAACCTGCGCCAGCGGCTGTCCAGCTACTTCCAGGACGTCGCGAACCTCCATCACCGCACCCAGCAGATGGTCACCACGGCCTCGTCCGTGGAGTGGACGGTGGTCGGCACGGAGGTCGAGGCGCTCGCGCTGGAGTACTCCTGGATCAAGGAGTACGACCCGCGGTTCAACGTGAAGTACCGCGACGACAAGTCGTACCCGTACCTCGCGGTGACGATGGGTGACGAGATCCCGCGCGCCCAGGTGATGCGGGGCACCAAGCGTCGCGGCACCCGCTACTTCGGTCCCTACGGGCACGCCTGGGCGATCCGCGAGACCCTCGACCTGCTGCTGCGCGTGTTCCCGGTGCGCACCTGCTCCTCCGGGGTGTACCGCCGGGCCCAGCAGTCCGGGCGGCCTTGCCTGCTCGGCTACATCGACAAGTGCGCGGCACCCTGCGTGGGGCGCATCAGCCCGGAGGACCACCAGGCGCTCGCGTCGGACCTGTGCGACTTCATGGCGGGGGACACCGGCCGGTTCGTGCGTCGCCTGGAGCGGCAGATGGCCGAGGCGGCCGCCGCGATGGAGTACGAGCAGGCGGCGCGGCTGCGCGACGACCTGGCGGCGCTGCGACGGGTGACGGAGAAGAACGCGGTCGTGCTGTCGGACGACACCGACGCGGACGTGTTCGCGCTCGTCGGCGACGACCTCGAGGCGGCGGTCCAGGTCTTCCACGTGCGCGGCGGCCGCATCCGCGGCCAGCGGGGCTGGGTGGTGGAGAAGGTCGAGGACGTCACGGACGCCGAGCTCGTGGAGCACCTGCTGCAGCAGGTGTACGGCGCGGTCGAGGACGCGGTCGACCCGGACGTCCCGTCCGCGCAGGCGCGCGCCGCGGCACGCGACGCCGTGCCCCGGGAGGTGCTCGTGCCCGTCCTGCCGCCGGACCTGACGGAGGTCACCGCGTGGCTGCGCGGCCTGCGCGGCTCCCAGGTGGACGTGCGGGTCCCGCAGCGGGGCGACAAGCGCGAGCTCGCGGAGACGGTGCGCAAGAACGCGGAGCAGGCGCTCGCGCTGCACCGCACACGGCGGGCCGGCGACCTCACGACCCGCAGCCAGGCGCTCGCGGAGATCCAGGACGCCCTCGGGCTCGACGAGGCGCCGCTGCGGATCGAGTGCTACGACGTCTCCCACACCCAGGGGAGCTACCAGTCCGCGTCCATGGTGGTGTTCGAGGACGGGCTGCCCCGCAAGGGGGAGTACCGCACGTTCTCCGTGCGCGGTCCGGACGGCGACGGCGCGGCGGACGACACCGCGGCGATGCACGAGGTGATCACGCGTCGGTTCCGGCGCTACCTCGCCGACCAGCACGCCCACCCCGCGATGTCCGGCGAGGTGCCGGCCGGCGAGGTGCCGGGCGACGGCGTGCCCGCGGACGACGGCCCCGACGCGGCCGAGCCCGCCCGGCGGCGGTTCGCGTACCCGCCGAACCTGGTCGTCGTCGACGGCGGGCCGCCGCAGGTGGCCGCCGCGGCACGCGCCCTGGCCGAGCTGGGCGTGACGGACGTGGCGCTGTGCGGCCTCGCGAAGCGGCTGGAAGAGGTGTGGGTCCCCGGGGACGACCATCCGGTGATCCTGCAGCGGGCCTCCCAGGGGCTGTACCTGCTCCAGCGGGTCCGTGACGAGGCGCACCGGTTCGCGATCGCGCAGCACCGACGCCGCCGCAGCAAGGGGATGACCGCGTCCGTCCTGGACGGGGTGCCCGGCCTGGGGCCGGCGCGGCAGCAGGCGCTGCTCGCCGAGTTCGGGTCCGTCAAGCGGCTCCGGTCGGCCACCGTCGAGGAGATCGCCCAGGTCAAGGGTGTCGGACCCCACACCGCCCAGGCGGTCGTGGAGGCGCTCGCCGCCGGTGCGGCGTCATGA